A genome region from Thermoanaerobaculia bacterium includes the following:
- a CDS encoding ABC transporter ATP-binding protein, with protein sequence MIAVEFQGVSKRFGEVEAVAGVDLAIANGEFFTLLGPSGSGKTTCLRLVAGFDLPSAGRILLDGADVSNLPPYERNVNTVFQDYALFPHLSVGENVAYGPMVRGVGSTERRRLADEMLALVELSGLSDRRPAQLSGGQRQRVALARALVNRPKVLLLDEPLGALDLKLRHQMQIELKAIQQHVGITFIFVTHDQEEALTMSDRLAVFEGGRIAQIGTPAEVYESPATEFIAGFVGTANVLRGAAARRILGHEGLFALRPEKISLLAGRESAAPGARQVEGTLTEIVFAGMVTRYTVAIEGGFSLHVAAQNLAPAGRAAFARGARVVLAWDPIHERPLAES encoded by the coding sequence TTGATCGCCGTCGAGTTCCAGGGCGTCTCGAAGCGGTTCGGCGAAGTCGAGGCGGTCGCTGGCGTCGATCTCGCGATCGCCAATGGAGAGTTCTTCACCCTCCTCGGCCCCTCGGGTTCGGGCAAGACGACCTGCCTGCGCCTGGTGGCGGGATTCGACCTGCCCTCGGCCGGCCGGATTCTCCTCGACGGCGCGGATGTCTCGAACCTGCCCCCCTACGAACGCAACGTCAATACGGTCTTCCAGGACTACGCCCTCTTCCCCCACCTTTCCGTCGGCGAGAACGTCGCCTATGGCCCGATGGTGCGCGGCGTCGGGAGCACCGAGCGCCGGCGGCTGGCCGACGAGATGCTCGCCCTCGTCGAGCTCTCGGGCCTCTCCGACCGGCGTCCCGCGCAGCTTTCCGGCGGGCAGCGGCAGCGCGTCGCGCTGGCGCGCGCCCTGGTCAATCGACCGAAAGTCCTGCTCCTCGACGAACCGCTCGGCGCGCTGGATCTCAAACTCCGCCATCAGATGCAGATCGAGCTCAAGGCGATCCAGCAGCACGTCGGAATCACTTTCATCTTCGTCACTCACGACCAGGAGGAGGCGCTCACCATGAGCGACCGGCTCGCCGTCTTCGAGGGCGGGCGGATTGCGCAGATCGGCACCCCGGCCGAAGTCTACGAATCGCCGGCGACCGAGTTCATCGCCGGCTTCGTCGGCACGGCGAACGTCCTGCGCGGCGCGGCGGCGCGCCGGATCCTCGGCCACGAGGGACTCTTCGCTCTGCGGCCCGAGAAGATCTCGCTGCTCGCCGGCAGGGAGAGCGCGGCACCCGGAGCCCGGCAGGTCGAAGGGACTCTGACCGAGATCGTTTTCGCCGGCATGGTGACGCGCTACACCGTGGCGATCGAGGGCGGTTTCAGCCTGCACGTGGCGGCGCAGAATCTCGCTCCGGCGGGTCGTGCCGCCTTCGCTCGCGGCGCCCGCGTCGTCCTCGCCTGGGATCCCATCCACGAGCGTCCGCTCGCGGAAAGCTGA
- a CDS encoding ABC transporter permease: MVLTRLSTFLYRRPKVTLALLLLPPLLWFGLAYVGALVALLVQSFFGLDHFTGQVVQRFTLATYGDLLTRANADIVLRTAGMAAAVTLAAAALAFPLAYFMTFRASKRSRGWFYLAILLPLWSSYLVRVYAWKLVLSKEGIVSWFADRAGLGGLLESWLALPLVGGPSLAISTTGMFLAFLYVWLPYMILPIQAALERVPRSLLEASGDLGAHPRSTFLHVTLPLVFPGIVAGSIFTFSLTLGDFIVPSVLGNSSYFIGQAVLAHQGTSGNIPLAAAFTVVPMGIMGIYLLVARRAGAFDAL, translated from the coding sequence ATCGTGCTCACCCGATTGTCGACGTTCCTCTACCGGCGGCCGAAGGTCACGCTCGCCCTGCTCCTCCTCCCGCCGCTCCTCTGGTTCGGGTTGGCCTATGTCGGCGCGCTCGTCGCCCTTCTCGTCCAGTCGTTCTTCGGCCTCGATCACTTCACGGGACAGGTGGTCCAGCGCTTCACGCTGGCGACCTACGGCGACCTCCTGACGCGCGCCAACGCGGACATCGTGCTGCGCACCGCCGGAATGGCCGCCGCGGTAACCCTGGCCGCGGCCGCGCTCGCCTTCCCGCTCGCCTACTTCATGACCTTTCGCGCCTCGAAGCGCTCGCGCGGCTGGTTCTATCTCGCGATTCTCCTGCCGCTCTGGTCGAGCTATCTCGTGCGGGTCTATGCCTGGAAGCTGGTGCTCTCGAAGGAGGGGATCGTCTCCTGGTTCGCCGACCGCGCCGGGTTGGGCGGGCTGCTCGAGAGCTGGCTCGCCCTGCCTCTCGTCGGCGGACCGTCGCTCGCGATCTCGACCACCGGCATGTTCCTGGCCTTCCTCTACGTCTGGTTGCCCTACATGATCCTGCCGATCCAGGCGGCGCTCGAGCGCGTGCCGCGCTCCCTTCTCGAGGCCTCGGGCGACCTCGGCGCGCACCCGCGGTCCACCTTCCTGCACGTCACCCTGCCGCTCGTCTTTCCCGGCATCGTCGCCGGGTCGATCTTCACCTTCTCGCTGACCCTGGGCGACTTCATCGTCCCCTCGGTGCTCGGCAACTCGAGCTACTTCATCGGCCAGGCGGTGCTCGCCCACCAGGGGACCTCCGGCAACATTCCGCTGGCGGCGGCCTTCACGGTCGTGCCGATGGGGATCATGGGGATCTACCTGCTCGTCGCGCGGCGAGCCGGAGCCTTCGATGCGCTCTAG
- a CDS encoding ABC transporter permease, which produces MRSRFSWGLALASGAVLLFLHGPIWVILLYAFTTDESSYGFPPPGLTTRWFGVAWERADLWQALELSVRVASVATLVALVLGTLAAAAVWRSRFFGRDAISFLLVLPIALPGIVTGIALRSAIGLAEIPFSFWTLVIGHATFCVVVVYNNALARFRLTGRSLLEASMDLGANSFQTFRYVLLPNLASALLAGGMLAFALSFDEVIVTTFTAGRQETLPIWIFSQLTRPRDRPVTNVVAVFVIAVTFVPIFLAHWLTRDKGDPGSST; this is translated from the coding sequence ATGCGCTCTAGGTTCTCGTGGGGACTCGCGCTGGCCTCGGGAGCGGTGCTGCTCTTTCTGCACGGACCGATCTGGGTCATCCTGCTGTATGCCTTCACCACCGACGAGTCGAGCTACGGCTTCCCGCCCCCCGGCCTGACGACGCGCTGGTTCGGCGTCGCCTGGGAACGCGCCGACCTCTGGCAGGCGCTCGAGCTCTCGGTGCGCGTCGCCAGTGTGGCGACGCTCGTCGCGCTGGTACTCGGCACGCTCGCCGCCGCCGCGGTCTGGCGCAGCCGGTTCTTCGGCCGCGACGCCATCTCGTTCCTGCTCGTCCTGCCGATCGCGCTGCCGGGCATCGTCACCGGCATCGCCCTGCGCTCGGCGATCGGCCTGGCGGAGATCCCGTTCAGCTTCTGGACCCTCGTCATCGGACATGCGACCTTCTGCGTCGTCGTGGTCTACAACAACGCCCTGGCGCGCTTCCGACTCACCGGGCGCTCCCTCCTCGAGGCCTCCATGGACCTGGGCGCGAACTCGTTCCAGACCTTCCGCTACGTGCTGCTGCCGAATCTGGCGTCGGCTCTCCTCGCCGGCGGCATGCTCGCCTTCGCGCTCTCTTTCGACGAGGTGATCGTCACGACCTTCACCGCCGGCCGGCAGGAGACCCTGCCGATCTGGATCTTCAGCCAGCTCACGCGACCGCGCGACCGCCCGGTCACCAACGTCGTCGCCGTCTTCGTCATCGCGGTGACCTTCGTCCCGATCTTCCTGGCCCACTGGCTCACGAGAGACAAAGGCGACCCAGGCAGCTCGACCTGA
- the dauA gene encoding C4-dicarboxylic acid transporter DauA yields MTPLSSSSTTLPRAKSVRVASALRRAWRKGYTAADLKADIGAGMVVGVVALPLSMALAIASGVAPQHGLYTAIVAGALIALLGGSKVQVAGPTAAFVVILAPIAARFGLGGLLLATMMAGLILMAMGFYRMGRFIEFVPYPVTTGFTAGIALVIGTLQLKDFLGLEVESLPPDYLERLAVLVRALPTAHSADFGIGAFTLVVLLGWPYLSKRVPAPLVALLCAGVAAHFAARWWPGFSVVTIDDRFSYMLDGVARPGIPRLPPTPLLPWNLPGAGGAPLVISFDLVRELLPAAFTIAILGAIESLLSAVVADGMTGKKHDPDSELLAQGIGNFVGPFFGGFAATGAIARTATNVRAGARTPFAAVFHAIFVLVAVIAFAPLMGRLPMAALAALLLHVAVRMAEGRHILHILKVAPRTDIVVLVTCFSLTVLFDMVVAVTVGIVLASILFMERMAAVSRVSLVSSEELDLGRPLPPNLLLYEIAGPLFFGAAQKAMTAVRAVAKGVEVVVFDLRAVPLLDATGLVALDSTVVKLREGGVFVVLAGVQSGPLRVLAKAGWRNREGELAIGTSFDKALTLALAAADAATAARSHTNPHS; encoded by the coding sequence ATGACGCCACTCTCCTCCAGCTCCACGACCCTGCCGCGCGCGAAATCGGTGCGTGTCGCGAGCGCCCTCCGCCGCGCCTGGCGCAAAGGCTACACCGCCGCGGACCTGAAGGCCGATATCGGCGCCGGCATGGTCGTCGGCGTCGTTGCGCTGCCGCTGTCGATGGCGCTCGCGATCGCCTCCGGCGTCGCGCCGCAGCACGGCCTCTACACAGCGATCGTCGCCGGCGCGCTGATCGCTCTGCTCGGCGGCTCGAAAGTGCAGGTGGCGGGACCGACCGCCGCGTTCGTCGTCATTCTGGCGCCGATCGCCGCCCGTTTCGGGCTCGGCGGACTGCTGCTCGCGACGATGATGGCCGGACTCATCCTGATGGCGATGGGCTTCTACCGCATGGGGCGGTTCATCGAGTTCGTCCCCTATCCGGTCACCACCGGCTTCACTGCCGGCATCGCGCTGGTCATCGGGACGCTCCAACTCAAGGACTTCCTCGGCCTCGAGGTGGAAAGCCTGCCGCCCGACTACCTCGAGCGCCTCGCGGTTCTCGTCCGCGCGCTGCCGACCGCGCATTCCGCCGATTTCGGCATCGGAGCGTTCACGCTCGTCGTCCTGCTCGGGTGGCCGTACCTCTCGAAGCGGGTTCCGGCGCCGCTCGTCGCCCTGCTCTGTGCCGGCGTCGCCGCGCACTTCGCGGCCCGCTGGTGGCCGGGATTTTCGGTGGTGACCATCGACGACCGCTTCTCCTACATGCTCGACGGCGTCGCCCGTCCCGGCATTCCGCGGCTGCCGCCGACCCCGCTCCTGCCGTGGAACCTCCCGGGCGCCGGGGGCGCTCCACTGGTGATCTCGTTCGATCTCGTCCGGGAGCTCCTGCCGGCGGCGTTCACGATCGCGATCCTCGGTGCGATCGAGTCGCTGCTCTCGGCGGTCGTCGCCGACGGCATGACCGGCAAGAAGCACGATCCGGACAGCGAGCTGCTGGCGCAGGGGATCGGCAACTTCGTCGGTCCATTCTTCGGCGGCTTCGCGGCCACCGGCGCGATCGCCCGCACGGCGACCAACGTCCGCGCCGGCGCCCGCACGCCGTTCGCAGCGGTCTTCCACGCGATCTTCGTGCTCGTCGCGGTGATCGCCTTCGCCCCGCTCATGGGCCGGCTGCCGATGGCGGCGCTCGCGGCGCTCCTCCTTCACGTCGCGGTGCGGATGGCCGAGGGCCGGCACATCCTGCACATCCTCAAGGTGGCGCCGCGCACCGACATCGTGGTGCTCGTCACCTGCTTCTCGTTGACGGTGCTCTTCGACATGGTGGTGGCGGTGACGGTGGGAATCGTCCTCGCCTCGATCCTCTTCATGGAGCGGATGGCCGCGGTGTCGCGGGTCTCGCTCGTCTCCTCCGAAGAGCTCGACCTCGGCCGGCCGCTGCCGCCGAACCTGCTGCTCTACGAGATCGCCGGCCCGCTCTTCTTCGGCGCCGCGCAGAAGGCGATGACGGCGGTGCGCGCGGTCGCCAAAGGGGTCGAGGTCGTGGTCTTCGACCTGCGGGCGGTGCCGCTGCTCGATGCGACGGGACTGGTGGCGCTCGACTCGACGGTCGTGAAGCTCCGCGAGGGCGGCGTGTTCGTGGTCCTCGCCGGGGTGCAGAGCGGGCCGCTCCGGGTGCTCGCGAAGGCGGGGTGGCGCAACCGCGAGGGTGAGCTCGCGATCGGCACCTCCTTCGACAAGGCGCTCACGCTCGCACTCGCCGCGGCTGATGCGGCTACGGCGGCGCGTTCGCATACGAATCCGCATTCGTAG
- a CDS encoding DUF3293 domain-containing protein: MCQRDRAEEDRSAHRAASTIPGELRESYTRAVYRVDCKEGPILLRVGAASAALDRWLETQRASCFAFLSAANPGSVALPETENLRRHRLLVDRLGESGLPAVAGESFDPATGGWREASLLVVGIDREAALALAREFGQAALLWGEIGRPVALLPTAGGALEPD, translated from the coding sequence ATGTGTCAAAGAGACCGTGCTGAAGAGGATCGCTCCGCCCACCGCGCAGCGTCGACGATCCCTGGCGAACTCCGCGAATCGTATACCCGCGCCGTCTATCGCGTCGACTGCAAGGAGGGTCCGATCCTCCTCCGCGTGGGTGCAGCGAGCGCCGCGCTCGATCGCTGGCTGGAGACGCAACGGGCCTCCTGCTTTGCTTTCCTCAGCGCCGCGAACCCCGGCTCGGTTGCGCTGCCCGAGACCGAGAACCTCCGCCGCCACCGGCTGCTGGTCGATCGCCTCGGTGAAAGCGGCCTTCCGGCGGTCGCCGGCGAGAGCTTCGACCCGGCGACCGGCGGCTGGCGGGAGGCGAGCCTCCTGGTGGTCGGAATCGACCGCGAGGCAGCGCTCGCGCTCGCCCGGGAGTTCGGTCAGGCAGCCCTGCTGTGGGGCGAGATCGGAAGGCCGGTCGCGCTCCTGCCCACGGCGGGAGGAGCTCTCGAGCCGGACTAG
- a CDS encoding protein kinase codes for MLEVPQQIGPYEILAPLGKGGAGGFYKARERATGRTVAIKLSPPALAMDPEAVERFHREAQAVAALQHPNLVQILDRGEDQGILYLVMEFVEGASLDVVLRQRRLSLQEVVQVAKQVARGLEVAHRAGVVHRDLNPRNILVSPTLSAVKLGGFGIGRVESVMRKLGTLTTKEMTLGSLSYLAPEQAADASVVDHRADIYALGVVFYEALTGRIPLGRFNLPSEINRELPSDIDPIVLKCLATEPGKRYANVGQLLEQLQKFEEKMRFQLLDELQGLKRGTSMILGPTGFLGKRGVIVLFVLVALVLVGIGGWMLLNPVAEPPAPIDSPATPAPPADAAGDRGDASPVASPPATEGPAAPPTAAAPPVAVAVPVEKPAKESAAAAKPGTAKPPEAPATTPAKPGVDPAAADLEVARGKFDAKLFDQALSDARALIAAYPASPLALDAHYLAAKSLASLGRGQEAIGAYVEIQARFKGDPRAAEAAFQQAKLVQAADTKKSADEAKRLYAESAATYPASPWSARALAAKAEIEREQRVTVRDGALGATVPAALATYRDLTARFPAEPVAEKAWWELGRMYEDEKRWDLAAEAYERLTQHFPQTRLDAWFQLAEIYERRLKDAARAKQAYGKVPTTSSHFKEAQRKAGN; via the coding sequence GTGCTTGAGGTCCCGCAGCAGATCGGTCCCTACGAGATTCTCGCGCCGCTCGGCAAAGGCGGCGCGGGTGGCTTCTACAAGGCGAGGGAGAGGGCGACCGGGCGGACCGTCGCGATCAAGCTGTCGCCGCCGGCCCTCGCGATGGACCCCGAGGCCGTCGAACGATTCCACCGCGAGGCCCAGGCCGTCGCCGCGCTGCAGCATCCCAATCTCGTGCAGATCCTCGATCGCGGGGAGGACCAGGGGATCCTCTACCTCGTCATGGAGTTTGTCGAAGGCGCGTCGCTCGATGTCGTCCTGCGCCAGCGCCGGCTGTCGCTGCAGGAGGTCGTGCAGGTCGCGAAGCAGGTCGCTCGGGGACTCGAAGTGGCGCACCGTGCCGGTGTCGTGCACCGCGACCTGAACCCGCGCAACATCCTGGTCTCACCGACCCTATCGGCCGTGAAGCTCGGCGGTTTCGGGATCGGCCGCGTCGAGTCGGTGATGCGCAAACTCGGCACCCTCACCACCAAAGAGATGACCCTGGGCTCCCTGAGCTACCTCGCGCCCGAGCAGGCGGCCGACGCCTCGGTGGTCGATCATCGCGCCGACATCTACGCTCTGGGCGTCGTCTTCTACGAGGCGCTCACCGGACGCATACCGCTCGGCCGCTTCAATCTGCCGTCGGAGATCAACCGCGAGCTGCCGTCGGACATCGATCCGATCGTCCTCAAGTGCCTCGCCACCGAACCGGGAAAGCGCTACGCCAACGTCGGCCAGCTCCTCGAACAGCTCCAGAAGTTCGAAGAGAAGATGCGCTTCCAGCTGCTCGACGAGCTCCAGGGGTTGAAGCGCGGGACTTCGATGATCCTGGGCCCGACGGGATTCCTGGGCAAGCGTGGTGTGATCGTGCTGTTCGTCCTGGTGGCGCTGGTGCTGGTCGGCATCGGTGGCTGGATGCTGCTCAATCCGGTTGCCGAGCCTCCGGCTCCGATCGACTCGCCGGCGACGCCGGCGCCTCCGGCGGACGCCGCCGGTGATCGGGGAGACGCTTCGCCGGTGGCGAGCCCGCCGGCGACCGAGGGCCCTGCGGCACCGCCCACTGCGGCCGCTCCCCCGGTGGCCGTCGCTGTGCCCGTCGAGAAGCCGGCGAAGGAGAGCGCGGCAGCTGCGAAACCGGGCACAGCGAAGCCCCCCGAGGCGCCGGCCACGACTCCGGCCAAACCCGGAGTGGACCCGGCAGCGGCCGACCTCGAAGTCGCGCGCGGCAAGTTCGACGCCAAGCTCTTCGACCAGGCGCTCTCCGACGCGCGCGCGCTGATCGCGGCCTACCCGGCGAGCCCGCTGGCGCTCGACGCTCACTACCTCGCCGCCAAGTCGCTCGCGAGCCTCGGGCGCGGCCAGGAGGCGATCGGCGCCTACGTCGAGATCCAGGCCCGCTTCAAGGGTGACCCCCGCGCTGCGGAGGCGGCATTCCAGCAGGCGAAGCTCGTGCAGGCGGCGGACACCAAGAAGTCCGCGGACGAGGCGAAGCGGCTCTACGCCGAAAGTGCCGCGACCTATCCGGCGTCGCCGTGGTCGGCGCGCGCGCTCGCGGCGAAGGCGGAGATCGAGCGCGAGCAGCGCGTGACCGTCCGGGATGGAGCCCTGGGCGCCACGGTGCCGGCGGCGCTCGCGACCTATCGCGATCTCACCGCGCGTTTCCCCGCCGAGCCGGTCGCCGAGAAGGCCTGGTGGGAGCTCGGGCGGATGTACGAGGACGAGAAGCGATGGGATCTCGCGGCAGAGGCCTACGAGAGGCTCACGCAGCACTTCCCGCAGACGCGGCTGGACGCCTGGTTCCAGCTGGCGGAGATCTACGAGCGCCGGTTGAAGGACGCGGCGAGAGCGAAGCAGGCCTACGGCAAGGTACCCACGACCTCCTCACACTTCAAGGAAGCCCAGAGGAAGGCCGGCAACTAG
- a CDS encoding mechanosensitive ion channel, translated as MRLTLTILSSLAVTAILIGVVAALRRLRIVRQLAFVLIVGAIAAGLRVFTLFTPGKYEAFDQVLSWVLLFLGAITVIRLAGMIYFDLVLPHRGVRLPNLLPMVSVGIAYFIAALITFKISFPGANVSGLVTGSAITSLVIGLALQPILGNIFAGVVIGLEKPYRINDWIKIGDIDARVVSISWRTTHLRTRDSDNLIIPNATMAQEKIINYYYPHPLHLERVVVTAEYKTPPYRVKQALLAASEGIPGILEKPTPDVNVLGFDDSAIRYELRVWIEDIGQKPRIQSDVRGRIWEEFRRRGIVIPFPIRTLQVAPRQRKAEAESSSGRLFVALGPESGGDLALGAARVLVGRSRTCDLVLSDTQASKEHIAIELQPEGFVLTDLETSNGTKLNGQKVTRAVLQNLDRIIIGDTVLVFEADSGA; from the coding sequence GTGCGCCTGACCCTGACGATTCTCTCGAGCCTTGCGGTGACGGCGATCCTGATCGGCGTCGTCGCAGCCCTGCGCCGGCTGCGGATCGTGCGCCAACTCGCCTTCGTGCTCATCGTCGGGGCGATCGCCGCGGGGCTCCGGGTCTTCACGCTCTTCACCCCGGGCAAGTACGAGGCCTTCGATCAGGTCCTATCGTGGGTCCTGCTCTTCCTCGGCGCGATCACCGTCATCCGGCTCGCCGGGATGATCTATTTCGACCTCGTCCTGCCGCACCGGGGAGTGCGGCTGCCGAATCTCCTGCCGATGGTCTCCGTTGGCATCGCCTACTTCATCGCCGCGCTGATCACTTTCAAGATCAGCTTCCCAGGTGCGAATGTCTCCGGCCTAGTGACGGGCTCGGCGATCACGTCGCTGGTGATCGGTCTCGCGCTGCAGCCGATCCTCGGCAACATCTTCGCCGGCGTCGTCATCGGCCTCGAGAAGCCCTACCGGATCAACGACTGGATCAAGATCGGCGACATCGACGCCCGGGTGGTCTCGATCTCCTGGCGCACCACCCATCTGCGCACGCGGGACAGCGACAACCTCATCATCCCCAACGCCACGATGGCGCAAGAGAAGATCATCAACTATTACTACCCCCACCCGCTGCACCTCGAGCGCGTCGTCGTCACCGCCGAGTACAAGACGCCCCCCTATCGCGTGAAGCAGGCCCTGCTCGCCGCCTCCGAGGGCATTCCGGGCATCCTCGAGAAGCCGACCCCCGACGTCAACGTGCTCGGCTTCGACGACAGCGCCATCCGCTACGAGCTGCGCGTCTGGATCGAGGACATCGGGCAGAAGCCGCGTATCCAGAGCGACGTCCGCGGCCGGATCTGGGAGGAGTTCCGCCGGCGCGGCATCGTCATCCCCTTCCCGATCCGCACCCTGCAGGTCGCTCCGCGTCAGCGCAAGGCCGAGGCTGAGTCCTCCAGCGGCCGGCTCTTCGTGGCTCTCGGGCCGGAGTCCGGCGGCGATCTCGCCCTCGGCGCCGCGCGCGTCCTCGTCGGCCGCTCCCGCACCTGCGATCTCGTGCTCTCGGACACCCAGGCGAGCAAGGAGCACATCGCGATCGAATTGCAGCCGGAGGGCTTCGTGTTGACCGACCTCGAGACCAGCAACGGCACGAAACTGAACGGCCAGAAGGTGACGCGCGCCGTGCTGCAGAACCTGGACCGCATCATCATCGGAGACACCGTGCTGGTGTTCGAGGCCGATTCCGGTGCTTGA
- a CDS encoding thiazole synthase, producing the protein MTNDSTSSTRTPAPSPFTLAGRTFTSRLLLGTGKYKDGATMTAALEASGTEIVTVALRRVNLDELGKGSLIDQIDQKRYLLLPNTAGCYTADEAIRTARLARELGGWEWVKLEVIGDKQTLFPDTAETLRAAEILLKEGFIVLPYTNDDPIVCRKLADLGCPAVMPLAAPIGSGMGIRNRANLAIILEQATTPIIVDAGVGTASDAALAMELGADAVLLNTAVAEAKDPVAMARAMRLGIEAGYLARHAGRIPRRLYANASSPVEGLIE; encoded by the coding sequence ATGACCAACGACTCCACTTCCTCCACTCGAACCCCCGCCCCGTCCCCGTTCACCCTCGCGGGCCGCACGTTCACCTCGCGCCTCCTCCTCGGCACCGGCAAGTACAAAGACGGCGCCACGATGACCGCGGCGCTCGAGGCCTCCGGCACCGAGATCGTCACCGTCGCCCTCCGCCGGGTGAATCTCGACGAGCTGGGTAAGGGCTCGCTCATCGACCAGATCGATCAGAAACGGTACCTGCTGCTGCCCAACACCGCCGGCTGCTACACCGCCGACGAGGCGATCCGCACGGCGCGTCTGGCGCGCGAGCTGGGTGGCTGGGAGTGGGTGAAGCTCGAGGTGATCGGCGACAAGCAGACCCTCTTCCCGGACACCGCAGAGACGCTGCGCGCCGCCGAGATCCTGCTCAAGGAGGGCTTCATCGTCCTGCCCTACACCAACGACGATCCGATCGTCTGCCGCAAGTTGGCCGACCTAGGCTGCCCGGCGGTGATGCCGCTCGCCGCCCCGATCGGCTCGGGCATGGGGATCCGCAACCGCGCCAACCTGGCGATCATCCTCGAGCAGGCGACGACGCCAATCATCGTCGACGCCGGGGTCGGCACGGCCTCGGACGCCGCGCTGGCGATGGAGCTGGGAGCCGACGCGGTGCTCCTCAACACGGCGGTCGCCGAGGCGAAAGACCCGGTGGCGATGGCGCGGGCGATGCGGCTCGGCATCGAAGCCGGCTACCTCGCCCGCCACGCCGGCAGGATCCCGCGCCGCCTCTACGCCAACGCTTCGTCACCGGTCGAAGGGCTGATCGAGTAG